In Torulaspora globosa chromosome 1, complete sequence, a genomic segment contains:
- the SPT5 gene encoding transcription elongation factor SPT5 (ancestral locus Anc_5.538): protein MSESQGDDKVADKEVKSDEVVPVVTTGEEQKTSNDTTGEDGKQVAGSVEKATEGSSKESEAENAVASLNGEKDEAKVEATHKRPREERTVEEPKEEKERGNEEEERDDSDGDDDEDEEEEEEEGGPSKKRRQERNRFLDIEAEVSDDEDEEEDEEESELIREGFITRGDDDESAEAQREDRLHRQLDQDLNKSSEEDAQRLAKELRERYGRSSSKQYRAAAQDGYVPQRFLLPSVDTATIWGVRCRPGKEKELVRKLLKKKFNLDRAMGSKKLKILSIFQRDNYTGRLYIEAPKQSVIEKFCNGVPDIYIAQKLLIPVQELPLLLKPSKSDDVALEEGSYVRIKRGIYKGDLAVVDQISENNLEVMLKIVPRLDYGKFDDIDPATNQRKARRPTFAHRPPPQLFNPTMALRLDQANLYKRDDHHFTYKNDDYVDGYLYKSFRIQHVETKNIQPTVEELARFGSKEGAVDLTSISQTIKKAQAARVTFQPGDRVEVLNGEQRGSKGIVVKTATDVATVKVPEFPSKPLEFLMSSLRKVFEPGDHVTVVSGEHQGDAGLVLTVKQGQVTFMSNQTREEVTITANNLTKSIDSTPTSSQYALHDIVELSAKNAACIIQAGHDIFKVIDDSGKVSTITKGSILSKINTARARVAAVDANGNEIKIGDTVVEKVGARREGQVLYIQSQQIFVMSKKILENAGVFLVNPMNVEAIASKDNLLNNKLDLNKINPDVISKMGPPSKLGLQQPQQNQLRLGRDLALGKTVRIRSAGYKGQLGIVKDVNGENATVELHSKNKHITIDKHRLTYYNREGGEGVTYDELVNRRGKLPQARIGPSYVSAPRHMATGGNVGAPHAPGQPLAGGMTPGWSSFDGGKTPAVNSQAAAGSASNWGSTSTWGGASAWGGQPAGGASAWGGQGTGATSTWGGNSAWGSKSSWGGASTWASNDDSNGASSAWGGRGDRSSYGGTSTWGGNKNAGGASSWGNTAQAPGSTWGGHDSGSRSTWGDQGNRSEYGGGSSWGHR, encoded by the coding sequence ATGTCTGAAAGTCAGGGAGACGATAAGGTTGCTGACAAAGAGGTAAAATCCGATGAAGTAGTGCCGGTGGTTACGACAGGAGAGGAACAAAAAACTAGTAATGATACCACTGGGGAAGATGGCAAGCAAGTCGCAGGCAGCGTTGAGAAAGCTACTGAGGGGTCTAGTAAGGAATCAGAAGCGGAGAACGCTGTTGCGTCGCTGAATGGggagaaagatgaagccAAAGTTGAAGCGACACATAAGAGGCCTCGTGAGGAACGGACGGTAGAGGAGCCTaaagaggagaaagaacGTGGgaatgaagaggaagaaaggGACGACAGCGATGgagatgacgatgaggacgaggaggaggaagaggaagaaggaggaCCATCGAAGAAACGTCGGCAGGAGAGAAATAGGTTTTTGGAtattgaagctgaagttagcgacgatgaagacgaagaggaggacgaagaggagTCAGAACTTATTCGAGAAGGTTTCATTACAAGAggcgatgatgatgagagCGCTGAAGCTCAGAGAGAGGACAGGCTGCATAGACAGCTGGATCAGGATCTGAATAAATCGTCGGAGGAAGACGCTCAAAGACTGGCCAAAGAACTGAGGGAAAGGTATGGTAGAAGTAGTTCGAAGCAGTACCGTGCTGCTGCGCAGGATGGTTACGTCCCACAGAGATTTCTCTTGCCAAGTGTGGATACGGCCACGATCTGGGGTGTGCGTTGTAGGCCCGGCAAGGAGAAAGAGTTGGTTCGAAAGCTACTGAAAAAGAAGTTTAATCTGGATAGGGCCATGGGGAGtaagaagttgaagattttaTCTATTTTCCAGAGAGACAACTACACCGGGAGACTTTATATCGAAGCACCGAAGCAATCGGTGATCGAAAAGTTTTGTAATGGTGTTCCCGACATTTACATCGCTCAGAAATTGTTGATTCCGGTCCAAGAATTGCctttgctgctgaagcCAAGCAAATCGGATGACGTGGCTCTGGAAGAAGGCAGCTATGTCCGGATCAAAAGGGGCATATATAAGGGTGATTTGGCGGTGGTTGATCAAATTAGTGAGAATAACCTGGAAGTGATGCTGAAGATTGTTCCACGTTTAGACTACGGTAAATTTGATGATATCGATCCTGCTACAAATCAACGTAAAGCTAGAAGGCCAACTTTTGCCCATAGACCTCCACCACAGTTGTTTAATCCGACTATGGCGCTGCGGTTAGATCAAGCTAACCTGTATAAAAGAGACGATCACCATTTCACTTACAAAAATGATGACTATGTTGATGGTTATCTATACAAATCGTTCAGAATACAGCATGTGGAAACCAAGAATATACAGCCAACAGTGGAAGAGCTAGCACGTTTTGGCTCCAAGGAGGGAGCAGTTGATTTGACCTCGATATCGCAAACAATCAAGAAGGCACAAGCCGCTCGTGTCACTTTCCAGCCTGGTGATCGTGTTGAGGTCCTAAACGGTGAACAACGTGGCTCTAAAGGTATCGTTGTGAAAACCGCGACGGACGTTGCCACCGTCAAGGTTCCTGAATTTCCAAGCAAACCTCTAGAATTTTTAATGTCCAGTTTGAGGAAAGTTTTCGAACCTGGTGATCACGTAACTGTCGTTAGCGGTGAACACCAGGGGGATGCCGGTCTAGTGCTTACGGTCAAGCAGGGCCAGGTTACGTTTATGTCGAATCAAACGAGAGAAGAAGTGACCATAACCGCCAACAATCTAACAAAATCTATCGATTCTACGCCAACGTCAAGCCAGTATGCGCTTCACGACATCGTCGAGTTGAGTGCTAAGAACGCTGCCTGTATTATTCAGGCCGGTCACGACATCTTCAAGGTTATCGATGACTCCGGTAAAGTGTCGACCATAACCAAAGGGTCTATCTTGAGCAAGATAAACACTGCTCGTGCCCGCGTAGCGGCAGTCGACGCCAATGGAAATGAAATAAAGATCGGCGATACGGTCGTGGAGAAAGTCGGTGCTCGCAGAGAGGGTCAAGTGCTTTACATTCAGTCTCAGCAAATATTCGTCATGTCTaagaaaattttggaaaatGCTGGTGTTTTCCTCGTCAACCCGATGAATGTCGAAGCCATTGCATCCAAGGACAACCTACTGAACAACAAACTGGACCTGAATAAGATCAACCCGGATGTTATCTCAAAGATGGGTCCGCCTTCGAAGTTAGGACTACAGCAGCCGCAACAGAACCAACTTCGACTGGGGCGCGACCTGGCTCTGGGCAAGACCGTTAGGATTCGCTCAGCTGGCTACAAGGGCCAGCTGGGTATTGTGAAGGACGTCAACGGGGAGAACGCTACCGTCGAGCTACACTCCAAGAACAAGCACATCACCATCGACAAGCACAGGCTCACCTACTATAACCGCGAGGGCGGCGAAGGTGTCACGTACGATGAGCTGGTCAACCGCCGTGGTAAACTACCGCAGGCAAGGATCGGGCCGAGCTACGTTAGTGCTCCAAGACACATGGCCACGGGAGGCAACGTCGGAGCACCACACGCGCCCGGCCAGCCTCTTGCTGGTGGCATGACGCCCGGCTGGAGCTCCTTCGATGGTGGCAAGACGCCCGCCGTCAACTCTCAAGCTGCCGCAGGCAGCGCCTCCAACTGGGGCAGCACATCCACATGGGGCGGAGCCTCCGCCTGGGGAGGCCAGCCGGCCGGCGGCGCCTCTGCCTGGGGTGGCCAGGGAACCGGCGCCACCTCCACCTGGGGCGGCAACAGTGCCTGGGGCAGCAAATCGAGCTGGGGCGGAGCCTCCACCTGGGCCTCCAACGACGACTCCAACGGCGCGTCATCTGCATGGGGCGGCCGCGGCGACCGCTCCTCCTACGGCGGCACCTCCACCTGGGGTGGCAACAAGAACGCCGGCGGCGCTTCCTCCTGGGGCAACACCGCCCAGGCTCCCGGCTCCACCTGGGGCGGACACGACAGCGGCAGCCGCTCCACCTGGGGAGACCAGGGCAACCGGTCCGAATACGGCGGCGGCAGCAGCTGGGGCCACCGATGA
- the RAD33 gene encoding Rad33p (ancestral locus Anc_5.539), with translation MELSYEKVEAFMKVKVPQEIEDEILATYAAFSLEHDMTLDELEKYFEQLELPRELTKIIPRNELVIEGTNVVDFAKLLTSTYHLLIFMNNEKTISEMWSLLVEGCGRDRDFPQVQLKNHVLSLKDLQKIRNYIGVEQSSGIVEMISVATDGRRVYMTYLDFAYVLGKLGYLRF, from the coding sequence ATGGAACTGAGCTATGAGAAAGTGGAAGCCTTCATGAAGGTGAAAGTTCCGCAggaaatcgaagatgaaattctCGCAACGTATGCGGCGTTCAGTCTGGAGCATGACATGACACTGgatgagctggagaagtactttgagcagctggagCTGCCGCGAGAGCTCACCAAGATTATTCCCAGAAATGAACTGGTCATAGAGGGGACCAACGTTGTGGACTTTGCCAAACTGCTTACAAGTACGTATCATCTGTTGATCTTTATGAACAACGAGAAGACTATCTCGGAGATGTGGTCGTTGCTAGTAGAGGGCTGCGGCAGAGACCGGGACTTTCCCCAGGTGCAGCTGAAAAATCACGTCTTGAGTTTGAAGGATCTGCAGAAGATCAGGAACTACATTGGCGTCGAGCAGTCCAGCGGGATCGTCGAGATGATCAGTGTCGCCACGGATGGCAGAAGAGTGTATATGACATATTTGGACTTCGCCTATGTACTGGGTAAATTGGGATATTTAAGGTTTTAG
- the ERV25 gene encoding Erv25p (ancestral locus Anc_5.540), with translation MQVPLWRFFLAFSALLASVVTALRFDIPASTKPEPFCVRDFVNEGQLVVIDISTDGSAGDGQTLNLYVRDSIGNEYRRKRDLVGNARVAFTAPSTTSFDVCLENVATYSGRSMSRSVELDIESGSEARDWNKISASEKLKPIEVELRRIEELADEIVDELTYLKNREERLRDTNESTNRRVRNFSILVIIVLIALGLWQVNYLKNYFKAKHII, from the coding sequence ATGCAAGTTCCACTCTGGAGATTTTTCCTAGCCTTTTCTGCCTTGCTAGCGAGCGTGGTCACCGCACTACGCTTTGATATCCCAGCTTCGACGAAACCCGAACCATTCTGTGTTCGTGACTTCGTGAATGAAGGCCAACTGGTTGTCATAGACATATCTACTGATGGCTCTGCCGGCGACGGCCAAACTCTGAACCTCTACGTACGCGACTCTATTGGCAACGAGTACCGTAGAAAGAGGGATCTGGTTGGCAACGCTCGTGTTGCCTTCACAGCACCTTCTACTACTTCTTTCGATGTGTGTTTGGAAAACGTTGCTACGTACTCTGGCAGATCGATGAGCAGATCTGTCGAATTGGACATCGAGAGTGGTTCAGAGGCCCGTGACTGGAACAAGATCAGCGCCAGCGAGAAGTTGAAACCGATCGAAGTGGAGCTGCGCagaattgaagagctggcAGATGAGATCGTCGATGAACTGACCTATCTGAAGAACAGAGAGGAGAGACTGAGAGATACAAACGAATCCACTAACAGGAGGGTGAGAAACTTTTCCATCCTGGTGATCATCGTCTTGATTGCACTAGGTTTATGGCAGGTAAACTATCTGAAGAACTACTTCAAAGCTAAGCATATCATCTGA
- the CYM1 gene encoding pitrilysin family metalloprotease (ancestral locus Anc_5.541): MLRFQRFASTYSQRQVLRRYPVGATIHGYEVQRVMPVPEFKLSAVHLVHSQTGSEHLHIDREDSNNVFSIGFKTNPPDCTGVPHILEHTTLCGSYKYPVRDPFFKMLNRSLANFMNAMTGPDYTFYPFSTTNKADFENLMSVYLDATLNPLLKPEDFYQEGWRLEHSQVEDPESDIVFKGVVYNEMKGQVSNANYYFWIKFQDSIYPSLNNSGGDPKKITDLQYHELVDFHQRNYHPSNSKTFTYGNIPLDSTLKRLNEQFIGYGKRKSSKRPLLPIELGKDVEANFHGQVDPMLPPDRQLKTSMTWICGSPRDTYETFLLKVLGSLLMDGHSSVVYQRLIESGIGLDFSVNSGVESNTSVNFLTIGVQGASDVSKFRRTVDEIFTDVLKKPFDRQKVEAILQQLELGKKDHKSNFGLQLLYSLLPGWTNEVDPFEGLQFDETLQRLREDYETKGDRLFYDLINKYVIDKPCFKYSMQGSEDFSKNLEEEEKKRLQAKLSHLDENDKEVIYRRGLLLQEKQNLKEDLTCLPSLKISDISRNGDSFPVDKLSPVITSRITDTNGITYIRAKRKLNDSIPAELYPYLTLFADSLTSLGTSTEDYSEIEDAMKLHTGGISTHIDVTTDPVTLRPHLYFKFDGWSLNSKTDHIFDIWKKLLVDTDFRKHSDKLKILVRSLASSNTSAVAESGHSFARGYAGAHYSATKAIGESLNGIEQLQLITRLSNTLDDEQAFQTNLVDKLIELKEHVIRSENLEFFVTTDSHPSAEQVQTQISKFVETLPRGATHGGLEAAQYPLLPMRAGISNTLIDFPFQVHYAASVLPGASYTHVDGAHLQVLASLLTFKHLHREVREKGGAYGGGATYSALDGLFSFYSYRDPHPLQSLETFSKSASYVLNNARWTKADLDEAKMTIFQQVDAPISRKSEGITNFYSNVTDAMRQARREQLLDTSLSDVQNVTEKYLLNKHPANAVVGPIIDGKTTEAGWQVEQL; encoded by the coding sequence ATGCTGCGGTTCCAGAGGTTTGCTTCCACGTACTCCCAGAGACAGGTGCTGAGACGGTACCCGGTCGGAGCTACGATCCACGGCTATGAGGTGCAGCGAGTGATGCCAGTGCCTGAGTTCAAATTGAGCGCCGTTCATCTGGTACATAGCCAGACGGGCTCAGAGCACCTCCACATTGACCGAGAGGATAGCAACAATGTATTCAGCATAGGGTTTAAGACTAATCCGCCGGATTGCACGGGAGTGCCGCACATCTTGGAGCATACGACGTTATGTGGGTCATACAAGTATCCGGTGCGCGATCCATTCTTTAAGATGCTCAATAGATCGCTGGCAAACTTTATGAATGCAATGACGGGCCCAGATTATACGTTTTACCCTTTCTCGACGACAAACAAGGCGGATTTTGAGAACCTCATGAGTGTCTATCTGGATGCGACGTTGAATCCGTTATTGAAACCGGAAGATTTTTACCAGGAAGGCTGGAGATTAGAACATAGCCAAGTGGAGGATCCCGAGAGTGATATTGTGTTCAAGGGCGTGGTGTATAACGAGATGAAAGGTCAAGTATCGAATGCTAACTATTATTTTTGGATCAAGTTCCAAGATTCCATCTACCCATCGCTGAACAACTCAGGTGGCGATCCAAAGAAGATAACCGACCTGCAGTACCACGAACTGGTTGATTTCCATCAGCGGAATTATCATCCATCGAATTCTAAAACCTTCACGTACGGAAATATACCCTTGGACAGCACTCTGAAACGCTTAAATGAGCAGTTTATCGGCTACGGTAAGCGGAAAAGCAGCAAACGGCCGCTCTTGCCGATCGAGCTTGGAAAGGATGTCGAGGCGAATTTCCACGGACAGGTAGATCCCATGTTGCCGCCCGACAGACAGTTAAAAACTTCAATGACTTGGATATGCGGCTCTCCACGAGACACATATGAGACTTTTTTGCTTAAGGTCCTCGGAAGCCTTTTGATGGATGGCCATTCTTCTGTCGTTTACCAAAGATTGATCGAATCAGGCATTGGGCTTGATTTCTCCGTCAACTCTGGAGTTGAGTCAAACACGTCCGTCAACTTCTTAACCATTGGTGTGCAGGGAGCATCTGACGTTTCCAAGTTTAGACGGACGGTTGATGAAATATTTACGGACGTTTTAAAGAAGCCATTTGATCGCCAGAAGGTAGAAGCCATACTCCAACAACTGGAACTGGGTAAGAAAGATCATAAGTCTAATTTTGGCCTGCAATTACTTTACTCTTTGTTGCCTGGTTGGACGAACGAAGTGGATCCATTCGAAGGATTACAGTTCGATGAAACATTGCAAAGGCTTCGTGAGGACTACGAAACGAAAGGTGATAGATTATTCTATGATTTGATTAACAAGTACGTTATTGATAAACCATGTTTCAAATACTCGATGCAAGGTTCCGAGGacttttcaaagaatttagaggaagaggagaagaaacgTTTACAAGCAAAACTGAGCCACTTAGACGAAAATGATAAAGAGGTGATTTATAGACGTGGACTATTGCTTCAAGAGAAacagaacttgaaagaggACCTAACCTGTCTGCCAAGCCTAAAAATTAGCGATATATCCCGTAATGGAGATTCTTTCCCAGTTGATAAGCTGAGCCCCGTCATAACGAGCCGTATAACCGATACAAACGGAATCACATACATTCGTGCGAAAAGGAAATTGAATGACTCCATCCCAGCGGAGCTTTACCCATATCTAACATTGTTTGCCGATTCCCTGACCAGTTTAGGTACATCCACCGAAGACTATAGCGAAATAGAAGATGCTATGAAGTTGCACACAGGCGGAATCTCAACACACATCGATGTGACCACTGACCCGGTCACTTTGAGGCCACATCTTTACTTTAAATTTGACGGATGGTCTTTGAACTCAAAGACTGACCATATTTTCGACATATGGAAAAAGCTTTTAGTTGATACCGATTTCCGCAAGCACAGTGATAAACTGAAAATATTGGTCAGGTCTTTGGCCTCTTCAAACACCTCTGCCGTCGCAGAATCAGGGCATAGCTTCGCGCGAGGATATGCAGGAGCTCATTACAGCGCCACTAAAGCTATAGGTGAAAGCCTGAATGGTATCGAACAGCTACAGCTGATAACCAGACTGAGTAACACGCTGGACGACGAACAAGCTTTCCAGACCAACCTAGTCGATAAACTGATTGAACTGAAAGAGCATGTCATAAGATCAGAAAATCTCGAATTTTTCGTGACCACTGACTCACATCCTTCTGCTGAACAAGTTCAAACCCAAATTTCCAAGTTCGTTGAGACACTTCCACGGGGTGCCACCCACGGAGGTCTGGAAGCAGCTCAATATCCACTATTGCCCATGCGCGCGGGCATAAGCAACACCCTGATTGATTTCCCCTTTCAGGTTCATTACGCGGCCAGCGTTCTACCAGGTGCTTCCTACACACACGTCGACGGGGCTCACCTGCAAGTGCTCGCGAGCTTGCTTACCTTCAAGCACCTGCACCGCGAAGTGAGAGAGAAGGGCGGCGCATATGGCGGCGGAGCCACATACAGTGCCTTGGATGGCCTCTTTAGCTTTTATTCCTACAGGGACCCACATCCACTACAGTCTCTCGAGACGTTCAGCAAGAGCGCGTCCTATGTGTTGAACAATGCGAGATGGACCAAAGCCGACCTCGACGAAGCTAAGATGACCATTTTCCAGCAAGTTGATGCTCCTATAAGCAGGAAAAGCGAAGGCATAACCAACTTCTACTCTAATGTCACTGATGCGATGAGGCAAGCAAGGAGAGAACAATTGCTGGATACTTCTCTATCCGATGTCCAGAACGTCACTGAAAAGTATCTACTCAACAAGCACCCTGCCAATGCAGTGGTCGGCCCTATCATTGACGGCAAGACTACGGAGGCTGGTTGGCAAGTCGAACAGCTGTGA
- the NPL3 gene encoding mRNA-binding protein NPL3 (ancestral locus Anc_5.542), whose translation MSESHEQQPPMEEYTEEAAPPAEPPVVEQEPPAEELQEPPHPEEHGEVPPQEREELPHERHPMDHGMMEEHHHYPGPQPYYPPPPQLEGELSTTRLFVRPFPFDVQESELNEIFTPFGNMKEVKILNGFAFVEFEEAESAARAIEEVNGKTFANQPLEVMFSKIPPKRYRIVLRNLPEGCSWQELKDLARENNLETTFSSVNTRDFDGTGALEFPTEEVMNDALEKLNNIEFRGSVISVERDDNPPPIRRSNRGGFRGRGGFRGGFGGGFRGGYGGPRGGYGGPRGGFGGPRGGFGAPRGGFNAPRGGYGAPRGDYGAPRGGYGAPRGGYGPPRGGYGAPRGGYGAPRGGYGAPRGDYGAPRDSYRTRDAPPRERSPTRQ comes from the coding sequence ATGTCTGAATCACACGAACAACAACCACCAATGGAGGAATATACAGAGGAAGCTGCTCCACCGGCAGAGCCTCCCGTAGTGGAGCAAGAGCCACCTGCGGAAGAGTTGCAAGAACCTCCCCATCCAGAAGAACATGGCGAGGTACCTCCACAGGAAAGAGAGGAGTTGCCACATGAGAGACACCCCATGGATCACGGAATGATGGAAGAACACCACCACTACCCAGGTCCTCAACCGTATTACCCACCACCACCTCAGTTGGAGGGCGAGCTATCTACGACTAGGCTATTTGTGAGGCCTTTTCCATTCGATGTGCAAGAATCTGAGTTGAACGAAATTTTCACTCCATTTGGAAACATGAAGGAGGTGAAAATTTTGAACGGTTTTGCGTTTGTCgagttcgaagaagctgagtCTGCTGCAAGGGCCATCGAAGAGGTTAACGGGAAGACGTTCGCGAACCAGCCTTTGGAGGTTATGTTCTCGAAAATACCACCAAAAAGATACCGTATTGTACTCAGAAACTTGCCCGAGGGCTGCTCGTGGCAGGAATTGAAGGACTTGGCGCGTGAAAACAACTTGGAGACTACCTTCTCTAGTGTTAACACGAGGGATTTTGACGGCACCGGTGCGCTTGAGTTCCCAACCGAGGAAGTCATGAACGATGCGTTGGAAAAGTTGAACAACATTGAGTTCAGAGGATCTGTGATCAGCGTCGAGAGAGACGATAATCCTCCTCCTATCAGAAGATCTAACAGAGGTGGTTTCCGAGGCCGTGGCGGTTTCCGAGGCGGCTTTGGCGGCGGTTTCCGAGGCGGATACGGCGGGCCAAGAGGCGGATACGGTGGTCCAAGAGGCGGCTTCGGCGGGCCAAGAGGCGGTTTTGGTGCCCCAAGAGGCGGCTTCAACGCTCCAAGAGGCGGCTACGGCGCGCCAAGAGGCGATTACGGTGCTCCTCGTGGCGGCTACGGTGCTCCTCGTGGCGGTTATGGTCCTCCACGCGGTGGTTACGGTGCTCCCCGTGGTGGTTACGGTGCTCCCCGTGGTGGCTATGGCGCTCCTCGTGGTGATTACGGCGCACCAAGGGACTCCTACAGAACCAGAGATGCTCCTCCACGTGAGAGATCACCAACCAGACAGTGA
- the UBX2 gene encoding Ubx2p (ancestral locus Anc_5.543), with protein sequence MPIVRHNDEEYHLSHEEEEKLNEFRSITDFPEDDLPLIIRLLQNYGWHLERALGLYFDGDWKRSVTTTDLPAIPVRPPTPAAIRAGTAPIGQREPFVASDAHMIPSLHTVQPLPENFRDHFSVVGLGGKRGDVWNITSQESPFLIILMFIPRVLMKLGARILFLLWSLITFGFQSHIDERTKVCKIPDAPKKRSGSLKEVLPQHMDEKSLARLNRLISDLSFNEALKVCQEEFKYLLLIVIGDVIDVGAPDFNSRRFLSKVLSNPAVISLLEKYKDELVIYLRSADELETWLVAQQLHVKYTPECLLIANVLNSNGSLNGITRLSVLSKVRISSPKKFENSLKVSLERFHPELVVSRTEQAELRLAREIKEMQDAAYEASLEQDRFKEQERILKEQQERELKQSEQEREKEREMKETLKHLTWLQCCIEVANQELSPSDTKKKATLQIRTSNGQRFVKKFASTTSLRALYVNIGCHLYLQTYTNDSKEWVSSMVKKIESLTQSSSVHCFKGSSISFSNTNIGDLAEIIEDELNKLTIERSTNLEFDFELVSPFPREKISVDENLALKDVSQLWPNGSLLVEDIIEESDVDEDDDEAESIDE encoded by the coding sequence ATGCCGATAGTAAGGCACAACGATGAGGAGTACCACTTATCccatgaagaagaggaaaaattgAATGAATTCCGTTCAATTACGGATTTCCCGGAGGACGACCTGCCCCTAATAATACGTTTGTTGCAGAACTACGGCTGGCATCTGGAGCGAGCGCTGGGCTTGTATTTTGACGGTGATTGGAAGCGTTCGGTTACAACTACGGACTTGCCAGCGATTCCCGTGCGGCCTCCTACGCCGGCCGCAATTAGAGCCGGAACAGCGCCAATTGGGCAAAGGGAGCCGTTTGTGGCATCGGATGCTCATATGATTCCTTCTTTGCACACTGTCCAGCCACTTCCGGAGAACTTTAGGGACCACTTCTCGGTTGTTGGTCTTGGTGGAAAACGCGGTGACGTGTGGAACATTACTTCGCAAGAGAGTCCTTTCCTTATAATACTGATGTTCATACCAAGAGTTTTAATGAAGTTGGGGGCTCGAATACTCTTTCTGCTGTGGAGTCTGATCACCTTTGGGTTTCAGTCGCACATCGATGAAAGGACAAAGGTCTGCAAAATTCCTGACGCTCCCAAGAAGAGGTCTGGATCGTTGAAGGAAGTACTACCGCAACATATGGATGAAAAAAGTTTGGCTCGGCTTAATAGACTTATTTCCGACCTCTCTTTCAATGAAGCATTAAAAGTATGTCAAGAAGAGTTCAAGTATCTCCTTCTGATTGTCATTGGGGATGTCATCGATGTCGGAGCCCCAGACTTCAATTCCCGGAGGTTTTTGTCTAAAGTTCTAAGCAACCCAGCAGTAATTTCCCTGCTTGAGAAGTACAAAGACGAACTTGTCATCTACCTGAGAAGTGCTGACGAACTTGAAACTTGGCTTGTTGCTCAGCAGCTTCATGTTAAATACACACCGGAGTGCTTATTGATTGCTAACGTTCTAAACTCAAACGGATCACTAAATGGCATCACAAGATTGTCGGTTTTGTCGAAGGTAAGAATAAGTTCTCCcaagaaatttgaaaaCTCGCTCAAGGTTTCACTTGAGAGATTTCATCCAGAGCTTGTGGTGAGTAGAACAGAGCAAGCAGAGTTGCGATTGGCTCGTGAAATCAAGGAAATGCAAGACGCTGCCTATGAGGCATCATTAGAGCAGGATCGTTTTAAGGAGCAGGAGCGTATTTTGAAGGAACAGCAAGAACGTGAGTTGAAACAAAGCGAGCAGGAACGTGAGAAAGAGAGGGAAATGAAGGAAACTCTAAAGCACTTGACTTGGCTTCAATGCTGTATTGAAGTGGCAAACCAGGAGCTTTCGCCCTCTGATACCAAGAAAAAAGCTACTCTGCAAATAAGAACCTCTAACGGGCAAAGATTTGTCAAGAAATTTGCTAGCACCACCAGCTTACGCGCACTATACGTCAACATCGGTTGCCACTTATATTTGCAGACATACACGAACGATTCAAAAGAATGGGTGTCAAGCATGGTTAAAAAAATAGAGTCTCTAACGCAGAGCAGCTCCGTTCATTGCTTCAAAGGCAGTTCAATCTCATTTAGCAATACCAACATCGGTGATCTAGCTGAAATAATTGAGGACGAACTGAACAAATTGACCATCGAAAGATCCACAAATCTGGAGTTTGATTTCGAGCTTGTTTCACCCTTcccaagagaaaaaataTCAGTGGACGAAAACCTAGCCCTAAAGGATGTCTCTCAATTATGGCCCAACGGCAGTCTCCTGGTagaagatatcattgaagaaagcgacgtcgatgaagacgatgatgaagcagagTCTATCGATGAATAG